One window from the genome of Nicotiana sylvestris chromosome 9, ASM39365v2, whole genome shotgun sequence encodes:
- the LOC104230718 gene encoding stress-related protein encodes MAEAAAKPPTDAVAEDERKLKYLDFVQVTAIYVIVCFSTLYEYAKGNSGPLKPGVEAVEATVKTVIGPVYEKFHDVPFDLLKFVYFKVEDLMIEVDRHVPYLLKQTSYQALLLAQKVPELARDLASEIQRDGLVDTANSVAKALYKKYEPTGKELYEKYEPLAEKNAVSAWRSLNRLPLFPQVAQILVPTAAYWSEKYNQAVAYASERGYAAAYYFPIIPLERIAKVFEGGAGAAENGHSVSVNDGSVTLAQ; translated from the exons ATGGCCGAGGCAGCTGCCAAGCCACCTACAGATGCA GTAGCAGAGGATGAGAGGAAACTCAAATATTTGGATTTCGTTCAAGTTACAGCGATCTATGTGATAGTTTGCTTCTCCACTTTGTACGAATACGCCAAAGGAAACTCCGGGCCACTGAAACCTGGTGTTGAAGCTGTAGAAGCCACTGTTAAAACCGTCATCGGACCGGTTTACGAAAAATTCCACGACGTGCCTTTCGATCTCCTCAAGTTCGTCTACTTCAAG GTTGAAGATTTGATGATCGAAGTAGATCGCCATGTACCTTATTTGCTGAAGCAGACGTCATACCAAGCTCTGTTGCTGGCTCAGAAGGTTCCTGAATTAGCTCGAGATCTCGCCAGCGAGATACAGCGTGATGGCTTGGTTGACACGGCGAACAGCGTAGCCAAAGCGCTTTACAAAAAGTACGAACCTACAGGCAAGGAGCTATACGAAAAGTACGAGCCATTAGCCGAGAAGAATGCGGTTTCGGCTTGGCGGTCTTTGAACAGGCTTCCGCTATTCCCTCAAGTGGCTCAGATTTTGGTGCCGACGGCTGCTTATTGGAGCGAGAAATACAATCAAGCTGTGGCGTATGCGTCGGAGAGAGGCTATGCGGCGGCGTATTATTTTCCGATTATTCCTCTGGAGAGGATCGCGAAGGTGTTTGAAGGCGGCGCCGGCGCCGCTGAGAACGGGCATTCCGTTTCCGTGAATGACGGTTCGGTTACTTTGGCGCAATGA